A genomic stretch from Haemophilus parainfluenzae ATCC 33392 includes:
- the yhbY gene encoding ribosome assembly RNA-binding protein YhbY encodes MTILSTKQKQFLKGLAHHLSPVVMLGGNGLTEGVLAEIDNALNHHELIKVKIAGADRETKQLIIDAIVRETKSSNVQTIGHILVLYRPSEEGKIQLPRK; translated from the coding sequence ATGACAATATTATCAACAAAACAAAAACAATTTTTAAAAGGACTCGCTCATCACCTTAGCCCTGTCGTTATGCTTGGCGGTAACGGCTTAACCGAAGGTGTATTAGCCGAAATCGATAATGCATTAAATCATCACGAATTAATCAAAGTAAAAATTGCTGGCGCAGATCGCGAAACCAAACAATTAATCATTGATGCGATTGTTCGTGAAACCAAATCATCTAACGTTCAAACCATCGGACATATTTTGGTGCTTTATCGACCAAGCGAGGAAGGTAAAATCCAGCTGCCTCGTAAATAA
- the yfbV gene encoding terminus macrodomain insulation protein YfbV: MSSFFSTLKQGQIYLQTWPLEAKLGIIFPENRIIKATKFAQKFMPFMAVFAVVWQQLYAKMDLTALAIAILTALCALVMPLQGLYWLGKRAKSPLEPQSSQWFYEISERLRKQHESSPTMQDKPTYQHLAEVLQKAQQKLDKAFWQEI; the protein is encoded by the coding sequence ATGTCATCATTTTTTTCAACCTTAAAACAAGGGCAAATTTATTTGCAAACGTGGCCATTAGAAGCGAAGCTCGGCATTATTTTTCCCGAAAATCGCATTATTAAAGCCACAAAATTTGCACAAAAATTTATGCCTTTTATGGCGGTATTCGCAGTGGTTTGGCAACAGCTTTATGCTAAGATGGATCTTACTGCATTGGCGATTGCTATTTTGACCGCACTTTGTGCGTTAGTGATGCCACTTCAAGGCTTATATTGGTTGGGAAAACGTGCAAAATCACCGTTAGAACCGCAAAGTTCTCAGTGGTTTTATGAGATTAGTGAACGTTTAAGAAAACAACATGAAAGTTCGCCAACCATGCAAGATAAACCGACATATCAGCACTTGGCAGAAGTACTACAAAAGGCACAGCAAAAATTAGACAAAGCATTTTGGCAGGAAATCTAG
- the purF gene encoding amidophosphoribosyltransferase codes for MCGIVGIVSQNPVNESIYAALTLLQHRGQDAAGIVTIDDENRFRLRKANGLVSDVFRQEHMLRLQGHAGLGHVRYPTAGSSSVSEAQPFYVNSPYGLTLVHNGNLTNSAELKDKLFKEARRHINTNSDSELLLNILANHLDRVNKYHLDPQDIFDAIRATHKDICGAYACLAMIIGHGMVAFRDPFGIRPLVLGKREENGSVEYMFASESVALDVAGFELVRDVAPGEAIYVTFDGQLYAEQCAESAVLNPCIFEYVYFARPDSTIDGVSVYAARVHMGEHLGKKIAKEWAAEADNIDVVIPVPETSTDIALQIAKILGKPYRQGFVKNRYVGRTFIMPGQAQRISSVRRKLNTIKAEFKDKNVLLVDDSIVRGTTSEQIVSMARAAGAKKIYFASAAPEIRYPNVYGIDMPTKQELIAYGRNVDEIAKLIGVDKLVFQDLEALTESVRQENPAIQGFDCSVFTGEYITGDITPEYLDSIASQRSDSAKKKREKDASNLEIHNEG; via the coding sequence ATGTGTGGAATTGTCGGTATCGTTAGCCAAAATCCGGTTAATGAATCCATTTATGCAGCATTAACGTTATTACAGCATCGAGGTCAAGATGCAGCGGGGATTGTCACAATCGATGATGAAAACCGCTTTCGTTTGCGTAAGGCTAATGGTCTTGTAAGCGATGTATTCAGACAAGAACATATGTTACGTTTGCAAGGTCATGCCGGCCTCGGACATGTACGTTATCCAACCGCCGGCAGTTCAAGCGTATCTGAAGCTCAACCTTTCTACGTTAACTCACCTTATGGTTTAACCCTCGTTCACAATGGCAACTTAACTAACTCAGCCGAATTAAAAGATAAATTATTTAAAGAAGCGCGTCGTCATATAAATACCAATTCGGATTCAGAATTACTTCTCAATATCCTTGCCAACCATTTGGATAGAGTGAATAAATATCATCTCGATCCGCAAGACATTTTTGATGCAATTCGTGCGACACACAAAGATATCTGTGGTGCTTATGCATGCTTAGCGATGATTATTGGTCATGGCATGGTGGCATTTCGCGATCCGTTTGGTATTCGTCCACTCGTGTTAGGTAAACGAGAAGAAAACGGCTCCGTAGAATATATGTTTGCCTCTGAAAGTGTGGCATTAGACGTCGCGGGTTTTGAATTAGTGCGTGATGTTGCACCGGGCGAAGCGATTTATGTGACCTTTGATGGCCAGCTTTATGCTGAGCAGTGCGCAGAAAGTGCGGTCTTAAATCCGTGTATTTTTGAGTATGTCTATTTTGCTCGTCCTGATTCAACAATAGACGGTGTGTCTGTCTATGCCGCACGAGTTCACATGGGCGAACATTTAGGTAAAAAAATTGCAAAAGAATGGGCTGCTGAAGCAGACAATATTGATGTGGTGATTCCTGTACCTGAAACTTCAACAGACATTGCGTTACAGATTGCGAAAATCTTAGGCAAACCGTATCGTCAAGGTTTTGTGAAAAATCGCTATGTTGGCCGTACATTTATCATGCCTGGTCAAGCACAACGTATCAGTTCAGTCCGTCGCAAGCTCAATACGATTAAAGCAGAATTTAAAGACAAAAATGTGTTATTAGTCGACGATTCTATTGTTCGTGGTACCACATCTGAACAAATTGTGAGTATGGCTAGAGCAGCAGGTGCGAAGAAAATTTACTTTGCATCTGCGGCACCAGAAATTCGTTATCCGAATGTATACGGTATTGATATGCCTACAAAACAAGAACTTATTGCCTATGGCCGCAATGTTGATGAAATTGCGAAATTGATTGGCGTAGATAAATTAGTTTTCCAAGATCTTGAGGCGTTGACTGAATCAGTACGCCAAGAAAATCCAGCTATTCAAGGCTTTGATTGTTCAGTCTTTACTGGTGAATATATTACGGGCGATATCACACCAGAATACCTTGATAGCATCGCTTCTCAACGTAGTGATTCGGCAAAGAAAAAACGTGAAAAAGATGCAAGCAACCTTGAAATCCATAATGAAGGTTAA
- the dacB gene encoding serine-type D-Ala-D-Ala carboxypeptidase produces the protein MTKKSSISTALKAAFITLGFSFSSMAEVNVASITQYLPEGASASIIAKNLNKDQIIADYNGSTFMLPASTQKVFTAVAAKLVLGDAFQFETSLLSNGKIQNNVLEGDLIVQFTGDPDLTSGQLYSLLANLKNQGIQKINGDLILDTSVFASHDRGLGWIWNDLTMCFNSPPAAANIDNNCFYAELDANQPVGETVKINVPAQFPIQVFGQVYIVDQQEAGYCQLDVVVHDNNRYQVKGCIARQTKPFGLSFAVQDPDAYAAAIIQRQLKRLGIEFTGQVKQPQKPQQGQKLAQHLSKPLPELLKKMMKKSDNQIADALFRAVAYNYYKRPASFQLGTLAVKSVLQKQGIKFGNSILADGSGLSRHNLVAPKTMLSVLEYIAKNEDKLHLMETFPIAGVDGTISGRGSLINPPLVKNVIAKTGSLKGVYNLAGFMTNARGEKVAFVQFINGYSTGDLESKTKRAPLVQFESTLYNDFYKD, from the coding sequence ATGACTAAAAAATCTTCTATTTCGACTGCACTTAAAGCGGCATTTATCACACTCGGCTTTTCTTTTTCCTCTATGGCTGAAGTTAATGTGGCTTCTATTACCCAATACCTACCTGAAGGTGCTTCTGCGAGTATCATTGCCAAAAACCTTAATAAAGATCAAATTATCGCGGATTACAATGGTTCAACGTTTATGTTGCCTGCCAGTACACAAAAAGTGTTCACAGCCGTTGCTGCTAAATTAGTATTAGGTGATGCCTTCCAGTTTGAAACCTCACTTTTAAGTAACGGAAAAATTCAGAATAATGTTTTAGAAGGCGATCTTATTGTGCAATTTACTGGCGATCCCGATCTAACTAGCGGACAACTTTATAGCCTATTAGCTAATTTAAAAAACCAAGGCATTCAGAAAATCAATGGTGATCTTATTTTAGATACCTCTGTATTTGCTAGCCATGATCGTGGGTTAGGTTGGATTTGGAACGATCTTACGATGTGCTTTAACTCCCCTCCAGCTGCAGCAAATATCGATAATAACTGTTTCTATGCCGAACTAGATGCAAATCAACCTGTAGGTGAAACAGTCAAAATTAACGTTCCTGCTCAATTCCCTATTCAAGTTTTCGGGCAAGTTTATATTGTGGATCAGCAAGAAGCCGGTTATTGCCAGTTAGACGTCGTTGTCCATGACAATAATCGCTATCAGGTAAAAGGCTGTATTGCACGCCAAACTAAACCATTTGGGCTTAGCTTCGCCGTGCAAGATCCAGATGCCTACGCGGCTGCCATTATTCAACGTCAATTAAAACGTCTTGGTATTGAATTTACCGGTCAGGTAAAACAACCTCAAAAACCACAGCAAGGACAAAAACTCGCTCAGCATTTATCTAAACCGTTGCCTGAGCTATTGAAAAAAATGATGAAAAAATCGGATAACCAAATTGCCGATGCCTTATTTAGAGCGGTAGCCTACAACTATTATAAACGCCCTGCTTCATTCCAATTAGGCACATTAGCGGTGAAATCCGTATTACAAAAACAAGGCATTAAATTTGGTAACAGCATTTTAGCCGATGGTTCGGGTCTTTCTCGTCATAATTTAGTTGCACCGAAAACCATGCTTTCAGTCTTGGAATACATCGCTAAAAACGAAGATAAATTACACTTAATGGAAACTTTCCCAATTGCAGGTGTGGACGGCACAATCAGTGGGCGTGGTAGCTTAATTAATCCACCACTGGTGAAAAATGTTATCGCTAAAACTGGCTCACTGAAAGGTGTCTATAACCTTGCCGGTTTTATGACCAATGCACGAGGTGAAAAAGTAGCTTTCGTTCAATTTATCAATGGTTATTCGACTGGTGATTTAGAAAGTAAGACAAAACGAGCACCACTTGTGCAATTTGAAAGTACACTTTATAACGATTTTTATAAAGACTAA
- the greA gene encoding transcription elongation factor GreA — MKQIPMTVRGAELLRQELDFLKNERRPEIIKAIAEAREHGDLKENAEYHAAREQQGFCEGRIQEIESKLANCQVIDVTKLPNNGKVIFGATVVLVNTDTDEEVTYQIVGDDEADIKSGLISVNSPIARGLVGKELDDTVNITTPGGAVEFEIIEVNYI, encoded by the coding sequence ATGAAACAAATTCCAATGACCGTGCGCGGTGCGGAGCTATTACGTCAAGAATTAGATTTCTTAAAGAATGAGCGTCGCCCTGAAATTATCAAGGCGATTGCAGAAGCACGTGAGCATGGTGACTTAAAAGAAAATGCAGAATATCACGCTGCGCGTGAACAACAAGGTTTTTGCGAAGGACGCATTCAAGAAATTGAAAGCAAACTTGCAAATTGTCAGGTTATCGATGTCACTAAATTACCAAATAACGGAAAAGTTATTTTTGGTGCGACAGTTGTATTAGTGAATACCGATACTGATGAAGAAGTCACTTACCAAATTGTGGGCGATGATGAGGCAGATATTAAATCAGGTTTGATTTCTGTGAATTCACCGATTGCTCGTGGCTTGGTAGGGAAAGAGTTGGATGATACCGTGAATATTACCACACCAGGTGGAGCGGTTGAGTTCGAGATTATTGAAGTAAATTACATCTAA
- the fadD gene encoding long-chain-fatty-acid--CoA ligase FadD codes for MEKVWFQNYPEGSPTTLDTSKYDSILDILDKAIREHPDRPAYINMGQVLTFRKLEERSRAFAAYLQNELKLERGERVALMMPNLLQYPIALFGILRAGLVVVNVNPLYTPRELEHQLQDSGATAIVVVSNFASTLEKIVFNTKVKHVILTRMGDQLSFGKRNLVNFVVKYVKKLVPKYKLPNAVTFREVLSIGKFRQYVRPQIDREDLAFLQYTGGTTGVAKGAMLTHGSIITNIFQAKWIAEPFIGDHAKQRVAVLALPLYHVFALTVNCLLFLELGVTALLITNPRDIDGFVKELKKYRFEAITGVNTLFNALLNNENFKEVDFSRLKLSVGGGMAIQQSVATRWHDLTGCNIIEGYGMTECSPLIAACPINVVKHNGTIGVPVPNTDIKIIKDDGSEAQLGEAGELWVKGEQVMRGYWQRPEATAEVLKDGWMATGDIVIMDESYSLRIVDRKKDMILVSGFNVYPNEIEDVVMLNYKVAEVVAIGVPHEVSGETIKIFVVKKDDSLTRDELRQHCRQHLTGYKVPKDIEFRDELPKSNVGKILRRVLRDEEIAKRAQH; via the coding sequence TTTCAAAATTATCCAGAAGGTTCACCGACCACGCTGGATACCTCAAAGTATGATTCGATTCTCGATATTTTAGATAAAGCAATTCGTGAGCACCCAGACCGTCCAGCCTATATCAATATGGGGCAGGTTCTAACATTTCGTAAATTAGAAGAGCGCAGTCGCGCATTCGCAGCTTATTTACAAAATGAATTGAAATTAGAGCGTGGCGAGCGTGTTGCACTTATGATGCCGAATTTATTGCAGTATCCTATTGCACTTTTTGGCATTTTACGTGCGGGCTTAGTTGTCGTAAACGTCAATCCACTTTATACCCCACGTGAATTAGAACATCAGTTACAAGACAGCGGTGCAACAGCAATTGTTGTTGTTTCAAACTTTGCTTCAACCTTAGAAAAAATCGTGTTTAACACTAAAGTCAAACACGTGATTTTGACAAGAATGGGCGATCAGCTTTCTTTTGGTAAGCGTAATTTGGTTAATTTTGTCGTGAAATATGTCAAAAAGTTAGTGCCAAAATATAAATTACCGAATGCCGTCACTTTTCGAGAGGTATTGAGTATAGGCAAATTCCGTCAATATGTTCGTCCGCAAATTGATCGAGAAGATTTAGCTTTCTTACAATATACAGGTGGTACAACTGGAGTTGCCAAAGGCGCAATGCTGACACACGGCAGTATTATTACCAATATTTTCCAAGCGAAGTGGATTGCAGAGCCATTTATTGGCGATCATGCTAAACAACGTGTTGCCGTACTAGCTTTACCGCTTTATCATGTTTTTGCCTTAACGGTAAACTGTTTACTTTTCTTAGAGCTTGGCGTTACCGCACTCTTAATTACGAATCCACGTGATATTGATGGCTTTGTGAAAGAACTCAAAAAATACCGTTTTGAAGCGATTACAGGAGTAAATACCCTGTTTAATGCGTTGCTTAATAATGAAAATTTCAAAGAAGTGGATTTTTCACGATTAAAGCTTTCTGTTGGCGGCGGTATGGCGATCCAACAATCGGTCGCAACGCGTTGGCATGATTTAACCGGTTGTAACATCATTGAAGGCTATGGCATGACAGAATGTTCACCGCTAATTGCAGCTTGTCCGATTAATGTAGTGAAACACAATGGTACAATTGGTGTACCAGTGCCAAATACCGATATTAAAATTATCAAAGACGATGGCTCGGAAGCACAACTTGGTGAAGCCGGAGAGCTTTGGGTTAAAGGTGAACAAGTCATGCGTGGTTATTGGCAACGTCCTGAAGCGACAGCTGAAGTACTTAAAGATGGCTGGATGGCAACGGGCGATATTGTCATTATGGATGAAAGCTATAGCCTCCGAATTGTTGACCGCAAAAAAGACATGATCTTGGTTTCTGGCTTTAACGTTTATCCAAATGAAATCGAAGATGTGGTGATGCTAAATTATAAAGTAGCTGAAGTAGTCGCTATTGGTGTGCCACATGAAGTGTCGGGAGAAACTATCAAAATCTTCGTTGTGAAGAAAGATGATAGCCTCACGCGTGATGAATTACGCCAACATTGTCGACAACATCTCACTGGTTATAAAGTTCCGAAAGACATTGAGTTTCGTGATGAATTGCCGAAAAGTAATGTAGGCAAAATTTTAAGACGCGTACTGCGTGATGAAGAAATAGCAAAACGCGCGCAACATTAA
- the rnd gene encoding ribonuclease D has product MIKECQNQPHFTLIQNNEELAQVCQLARQQSAVALDTEFMRISTYYPKLGLIQLYDGERVSLIDPLSITDFSPFVELLRDQQVTKILHACNEDLLVFLQEFDALPQLMMDTQIMARFLGFANSAGLAKLVLHYLGIEMDKGATRTNWLKRPLSPVQLQYAAGDVWYLLPVYQKMQIELAQSPWLQAVIDDCQLAISKTSKLDDRDPNKAYLDIPNVWKLNPLELARLQLLAKWRQETAMARNLALSYVVKSDNLWKVAKNNPRNTSEMLALGLSENEVRVRGKKMLQLLAQSRRISPYDYPKRLVRIVDDPRYKKAIRLLQEKAYELTPKGLTLDILASKRNLEDLIKWVWLKNEDMTKLPDLLLGWRREIGLKLVEYLKSVE; this is encoded by the coding sequence ATGATAAAAGAATGCCAAAATCAACCGCACTTTACGTTAATTCAAAATAATGAAGAACTGGCTCAGGTTTGTCAGTTAGCTCGTCAGCAAAGTGCGGTCGCTTTAGATACCGAATTTATGCGGATATCAACCTATTATCCTAAATTAGGATTAATTCAACTTTATGATGGTGAACGTGTTTCATTGATCGATCCTTTATCCATCACTGATTTTTCACCTTTTGTGGAATTATTACGCGATCAGCAGGTAACAAAAATCTTGCATGCATGTAATGAAGATTTATTGGTTTTCTTGCAAGAGTTTGATGCGCTTCCTCAACTTATGATGGATACACAAATCATGGCGCGTTTTTTAGGTTTTGCTAATTCAGCGGGCCTAGCCAAATTGGTGTTACATTATTTAGGCATTGAAATGGATAAAGGGGCAACACGTACAAACTGGCTAAAACGTCCACTTTCCCCCGTACAGCTACAATATGCCGCAGGGGATGTATGGTATCTCTTGCCGGTCTATCAAAAGATGCAAATAGAATTAGCGCAATCACCTTGGCTTCAAGCGGTAATTGATGATTGCCAGCTTGCGATTTCGAAAACCAGTAAATTAGACGATCGCGATCCAAATAAAGCTTATTTGGATATTCCGAATGTTTGGAAATTGAATCCGCTCGAATTAGCGCGTTTACAGCTATTAGCTAAGTGGCGACAAGAAACGGCAATGGCTCGAAACTTAGCCCTTTCTTATGTGGTGAAATCGGATAACCTTTGGAAAGTGGCAAAAAATAATCCTCGTAATACATCAGAAATGTTAGCGCTTGGATTATCTGAAAATGAAGTTCGTGTGCGTGGTAAAAAAATGCTTCAATTGTTAGCACAAAGCCGCCGAATTTCCCCTTATGATTATCCTAAACGTTTAGTGCGTATTGTGGATGATCCTCGTTATAAAAAGGCAATTCGATTATTACAAGAAAAAGCTTATGAACTGACCCCAAAAGGATTAACCCTTGATATTCTGGCGAGTAAACGAAATTTAGAAGATCTCATCAAATGGGTTTGGCTAAAAAATGAAGATATGACAAAACTGCCTGATTTACTTTTAGGGTGGAGAAGAGAAATTGGCTTAAAGCTGGTTGAATACTTAAAATCTGTAGAATAG
- a CDS encoding CvpA family protein, which produces MIDYIIIGIIAFSIIVSLLRGFVREVMSLASWVVAFIVASQFYPYLATYLTQIESDYVRNGTAIGILFVLTLIVGGIVNYVISQLVDKTGLTGTDRVLGAAFGLIRGALIVAAILFFLDTFTNFEQTDWWKESKLIPHFGFIIEWFFQQLQASSSFLNSTFKQ; this is translated from the coding sequence ATGATTGATTACATTATCATTGGCATCATCGCATTTTCGATTATCGTGAGTTTATTACGTGGGTTTGTGCGAGAGGTGATGTCCCTTGCAAGTTGGGTCGTTGCATTTATTGTCGCTAGCCAATTTTATCCTTATCTCGCCACTTATCTTACTCAAATCGAATCTGACTACGTGCGTAATGGCACAGCAATCGGCATTTTATTTGTTTTAACCTTAATTGTAGGTGGCATTGTTAACTATGTGATTAGCCAATTAGTGGATAAAACAGGACTTACCGGAACAGATCGTGTTCTCGGTGCGGCATTTGGCTTAATTCGTGGTGCGTTAATCGTAGCTGCGATCTTATTCTTCTTGGATACCTTCACTAACTTTGAACAAACCGATTGGTGGAAAGAATCAAAATTAATTCCTCATTTCGGCTTCATTATTGAATGGTTCTTCCAACAACTACAAGCAAGTTCTAGTTTTTTAAACTCAACTTTTAAACAATAA
- a CDS encoding acetate kinase: MSKLVLILNCGSSSLKFAILDPATGEEKLSGLAEAFYLPEARIKWKLNGEKGSADLGAGAAHTEALNFIASNIMTDELKNSITSIGHRIVHGGEKYTQSVVVTDEVIKGIEDAAQFAPLHNPAHLIGIREAFKTFPHLKDKNVVVFDTAFHQTMPEEAYLYALPYSLYKEHGVRRYGAHGTSHYFVSREVAEYVGKPADQVNAIICHLGNGGSVSVVRNGKCIDTSMGLTPLEGLVMGTRCGDIDPAIVFYLYKNLGMSMDQIEETLVKKSGLLGLTEVTSDCRYAEDNYDDASKPEAKRALDVYSYRLAKYIGAYMAVLGDDHLDAIAFTGGIGENSAHVRELALGHLKLFGIKLDQERNLAARFGKSGVITADDSAFKAIVLPTNEELVIAQDTARLAG; this comes from the coding sequence ATGTCAAAACTTGTTCTCATCCTTAACTGTGGTAGTTCTTCATTAAAATTTGCAATCCTTGATCCTGCAACAGGTGAAGAAAAATTATCAGGCTTAGCAGAAGCATTTTACCTTCCTGAAGCTCGTATAAAATGGAAACTTAACGGTGAAAAAGGTAGCGCAGATTTAGGTGCTGGTGCAGCGCATACTGAAGCGCTTAACTTCATTGCGTCAAACATTATGACTGATGAGCTTAAAAACTCTATCACCTCGATTGGTCACCGTATCGTTCACGGTGGTGAGAAATATACTCAATCTGTTGTCGTAACAGATGAAGTGATTAAAGGTATTGAAGATGCTGCACAATTTGCACCACTTCACAACCCTGCTCACTTAATCGGTATCCGTGAAGCATTCAAAACATTCCCACACTTAAAAGATAAGAACGTTGTCGTATTTGATACAGCATTCCACCAAACCATGCCAGAAGAAGCATACTTATATGCACTTCCATACTCACTTTACAAAGAACACGGCGTACGTCGATACGGTGCACACGGTACCAGCCACTACTTCGTTTCTCGTGAAGTCGCTGAATACGTAGGCAAACCAGCAGACCAAGTAAACGCAATTATCTGTCACTTAGGTAACGGTGGTTCTGTTTCTGTGGTTCGTAACGGTAAATGTATCGACACATCTATGGGTTTAACCCCGTTAGAAGGTTTAGTCATGGGTACACGTTGTGGTGACATCGACCCTGCGATCGTTTTCTATCTATACAAAAACTTAGGTATGTCAATGGATCAAATCGAAGAGACTTTAGTAAAAAAATCAGGTCTTTTAGGTTTAACTGAAGTAACAAGCGACTGTCGTTATGCAGAAGATAACTACGACGATGCATCTAAACCAGAAGCAAAACGTGCATTAGATGTTTACAGCTACCGTTTAGCAAAATACATTGGTGCATACATGGCTGTTCTAGGTGATGATCACTTAGATGCAATCGCATTTACGGGTGGTATCGGTGAAAACTCTGCTCACGTTCGTGAATTAGCCTTAGGCCACTTAAAATTATTCGGCATCAAATTAGACCAAGAACGCAACCTTGCTGCTCGCTTTGGTAAATCAGGCGTGATCACTGCTGATGACTCTGCATTCAAAGCAATCGTTCTTCCAACTAACGAAGAATTAGTAATTGCACAAGATACAGCACGTTTAGCGGGCTAA